One genomic segment of Methanobacterium spitsbergense includes these proteins:
- the pdxS gene encoding pyridoxal 5'-phosphate synthase lyase subunit PdxS, producing the protein MLHGTEVLKKGFAKMTKGGVIMDVVNAEQAVIAEESGAVSVMALERVPADIRAAGGVARMADPSKVVEIMDAVSIPVMAKVRIGHFVEAQVLEHLGVDMIDESEVLTPADEQFHVDKKKFTIPFVCGARNLGEGLRRVDEGAAMIRTKGEAGTGNVVEAVRHMRKIMGGIRELRDKTEEELWSVAREIEAPLELVKETAKLGRLPVVNFAAGGVATPADAALMMQLGADGVFVGSGIFKSENPRLVAKAIVEATTHYQDAEIIADVSTELGKAMPGLEISQIPENEILQKRGW; encoded by the coding sequence ATGTTGCATGGAACAGAAGTTTTGAAGAAAGGATTTGCGAAGATGACCAAAGGTGGAGTTATCATGGATGTTGTTAACGCTGAACAAGCTGTTATTGCAGAAGAATCAGGTGCAGTTTCTGTCATGGCTCTTGAGAGAGTACCGGCAGATATACGTGCAGCTGGGGGAGTTGCAAGAATGGCTGACCCTTCCAAGGTTGTGGAAATAATGGATGCTGTGAGTATTCCTGTAATGGCCAAGGTAAGAATTGGACATTTTGTTGAAGCACAGGTACTCGAACATCTTGGGGTTGATATGATAGATGAAAGTGAGGTTTTAACACCTGCAGATGAACAATTCCATGTTGACAAGAAAAAATTCACCATACCTTTTGTTTGTGGTGCACGTAATCTTGGAGAAGGTTTAAGAAGAGTTGATGAAGGAGCTGCAATGATTCGTACCAAAGGCGAAGCAGGGACTGGAAACGTTGTTGAAGCAGTTCGTCACATGAGGAAGATTATGGGTGGAATTCGAGAACTTCGGGACAAAACAGAAGAAGAACTCTGGAGTGTTGCTCGAGAAATAGAAGCCCCTTTAGAACTTGTTAAAGAAACTGCTAAACTAGGAAGGCTTCCAGTTGTGAATTTTGCAGCAGGTGGTGTTGCAACACCAGCAGACGCAGCACTAATGATGCAGCTTGGAGCTGATGGTGTTTTTGTTGGATCAGGAATTTTCAAATCAGAAAACCCACGATTAGTTGCAAAGGCAATAGTAGAAGCTACAACACACTACCAAGATGCAGAAATAATAGCAGATGTTTCAACTGAACTTGGAAAGGCAATGCCTGGTCTTGAAATAAGTCAAATACCTGAAAATGAAATTCTGCAAAAGAGAGGATGGTAA
- a CDS encoding P-II family nitrogen regulator, with amino-acid sequence MKEITAIIRPDKLEVVKAALQEIQCNGITVTEVKGRGRQLGITESYRGRDYKVDLLPKTRLEIIVNDEDLEKVIDAIVKTAQTGDIGDGKIFVSAVEEVVRIRTGERGEKAV; translated from the coding sequence ATGAAAGAAATAACCGCAATAATCAGACCAGATAAATTAGAAGTTGTTAAAGCCGCTCTACAGGAAATTCAATGCAATGGAATTACAGTGACAGAAGTTAAAGGTCGTGGCAGACAATTAGGTATAACTGAAAGCTACAGAGGACGTGACTACAAAGTTGATTTACTACCAAAAACAAGACTTGAGATAATTGTAAACGACGAAGATTTAGAAAAGGTAATTGATGCCATTGTTAAAACTGCACAAACTGGAGATATTGGAGATGGTAAAATCTTTGTATCCGCTGTAGAAGAAGTTGTAAGAATAAGAACAGGTGAAAGGGGAGAAAAAGCAGTTTAA
- a CDS encoding ammonium transporter — translation MDAILNSGDTAWMLISTALVMLMTIPGVALFYGGLTKKENVLNTIFLSFIAFAITSIIWVIYGYPLAFGADVMGLIGNPINILMNGIDVNALAPLAPTIPLLVYVAFQMTFAAITVALISGAVVERMKFSSWMVFVPAWITLVYIPISHWVWGGGWLAQLGALDFAGGTVVHLNAGVAALALVLLLGKRKDIKLLPHNLGYSVIGAALLWFGWFGFNAGSALSAGGLAGSAFLVTNTATAAALISWVIIDIVKTGKPTVLGAISGAIAGLVAITPAAGFVTVTGAIIIGFLTSIFSYYAISTIKNRFGYDDALDVFGIHGVSGAWGALATGIFAAPFINSLGTGALYGNPGQIVTQLIAIVVVAAYTFIMTIIIAKVIDMTMGLRVEDKEEIEGLDTHLHEESGYRI, via the coding sequence ATGGACGCAATTCTTAACTCTGGTGATACAGCTTGGATGTTAATATCCACAGCATTAGTAATGTTAATGACCATTCCTGGTGTAGCATTGTTCTACGGAGGACTTACAAAAAAAGAAAATGTATTAAACACAATATTTTTATCATTTATAGCATTTGCAATTACAAGCATAATATGGGTAATATATGGATATCCACTTGCCTTTGGTGCAGATGTAATGGGATTAATAGGTAATCCAATAAATATATTGATGAACGGTATTGATGTGAATGCACTTGCACCTTTAGCACCTACAATACCATTGTTAGTATACGTAGCTTTCCAGATGACATTTGCAGCAATTACAGTTGCACTTATATCCGGTGCTGTAGTTGAAAGAATGAAATTTTCATCATGGATGGTATTTGTGCCAGCATGGATTACACTTGTTTATATACCTATATCCCACTGGGTATGGGGTGGAGGATGGTTAGCACAACTTGGAGCTCTTGATTTTGCAGGAGGTACTGTTGTACATTTAAATGCAGGTGTAGCTGCTTTAGCTCTAGTATTACTACTTGGAAAAAGGAAAGACATCAAACTTTTACCACATAACTTAGGATATTCCGTAATAGGCGCTGCCCTTCTATGGTTCGGCTGGTTTGGATTTAACGCAGGATCTGCTCTTTCAGCAGGTGGTCTTGCAGGATCAGCATTTCTGGTTACCAACACTGCAACCGCAGCAGCTTTAATATCATGGGTTATAATAGATATAGTAAAAACAGGCAAACCAACAGTTCTAGGAGCAATTTCAGGAGCAATAGCCGGTCTTGTTGCCATTACACCTGCTGCAGGATTTGTTACAGTTACAGGAGCAATAATAATAGGTTTCTTAACTTCAATATTCTCTTACTATGCAATATCCACCATCAAAAACCGCTTCGGTTATGATGATGCTCTAGATGTATTTGGTATACACGGTGTGTCAGGTGCATGGGGTGCGCTTGCAACAGGAATATTCGCTGCACCATTTATAAATTCATTAGGAACTGGAGCATTATACGGAAATCCTGGACAAATAGTAACTCAGTTAATTGCGATAGTAGTTGTTGCAGCATACACCTTTATCATGACCATAATAATAGCTAAAGTCATTGATATGACCATGGGGCTTAGGGTTGAGGATAAAGAGGAGATAGAAGGATTAGATACACATCTCCATGAGGAATCAGGATACAGAATTTAA
- a CDS encoding P-II family nitrogen regulator gives MKKILAIIRPDKLEEVKEALEGIGCHGLTVKEVRGRGRQLGITESYRGHDYKVDLLPKTEIEIVTKEEDIENIIQTIITKAQTGDIGDGKIFISPVEEVIRIRTGERGEKAV, from the coding sequence ATGAAAAAAATACTCGCGATCATAAGACCAGATAAATTGGAAGAAGTTAAAGAGGCCCTTGAAGGAATAGGCTGTCATGGTTTGACTGTTAAAGAAGTACGAGGAAGAGGAAGACAATTAGGTATTACAGAAAGTTACAGGGGACATGACTACAAAGTTGACCTTCTTCCTAAGACTGAAATTGAGATCGTTACAAAGGAAGAGGATATAGAAAATATAATTCAAACCATAATTACTAAAGCCCAAACAGGTGATATTGGAGATGGAAAAATATTCATATCTCCTGTAGAGGAAGTAATTAGGATCCGTACTGGTGAAAGAGGAGAAAAAGCAGTATAG
- a CDS encoding ammonium transporter, with the protein MDPFLNSGDTAWMLISTALVILMTIPGVALFYGGLIRRENVLNTIFLSFISFAIVSIIWFVYGYDLAFGADIWGFIGTLANPLFGGVIESNSLSTYAPTIPTGLYAVFQMTFAAITVALISGAVVERMKFSAWLAFIPVWITLVYIPVSHWMWGGGWLAQMGALDFAGGTVVHVNCGMAALALVLLLGARKNSQLLPHHLGYSIIGTGLLWFGWFGFNAGSALGATNLAVSAMIVTNMSAAVGMITWVLMDKLETGKPTLLGALSGAIAGLAAITPAAGYVNITAAIIIGFIASICAYYAVSHLKPRLGYDDSLDVFGIHGVCGIVGTIAVGIFATPLINSAIKGGLIAGNPGQIGIQLVAVLVIGVYAFVMTLIIGKIIDMTIGLRVETKDEVQGLDINLHEESGYRLS; encoded by the coding sequence ATGGATCCATTTCTTAACTCTGGCGATACTGCTTGGATGCTAATATCCACAGCATTAGTTATTTTGATGACAATTCCTGGTGTAGCACTTTTTTATGGAGGGCTTATCAGAAGAGAAAATGTTTTAAATACTATATTTTTATCATTTATAAGTTTTGCAATTGTGAGTATAATTTGGTTTGTGTATGGATACGATCTAGCATTTGGTGCTGATATTTGGGGATTCATAGGAACATTGGCCAACCCATTATTTGGAGGAGTGATTGAATCAAATTCCCTTTCAACATATGCTCCAACAATCCCAACAGGATTATATGCAGTGTTCCAAATGACATTTGCTGCCATTACAGTAGCACTGATATCTGGTGCTGTTGTTGAAAGAATGAAATTTTCAGCATGGCTTGCTTTTATTCCTGTATGGATAACATTAGTATACATACCAGTTTCCCACTGGATGTGGGGGGGAGGATGGTTAGCACAAATGGGTGCCCTTGACTTTGCAGGAGGTACAGTTGTCCATGTAAATTGTGGTATGGCTGCATTAGCACTAGTTCTACTTCTAGGTGCAAGAAAAAATTCACAGTTACTCCCTCATCATCTGGGATATTCTATAATAGGTACCGGACTTTTATGGTTTGGATGGTTTGGATTTAACGCAGGATCTGCATTGGGTGCAACAAATTTAGCTGTTTCAGCAATGATAGTAACAAATATGTCAGCTGCCGTGGGTATGATTACATGGGTACTGATGGATAAACTAGAAACTGGTAAACCAACACTTTTAGGAGCACTTTCAGGCGCAATAGCAGGATTGGCAGCAATCACTCCTGCAGCAGGTTATGTAAATATCACTGCAGCAATAATAATTGGATTCATAGCATCTATATGTGCATACTATGCAGTATCACACCTGAAACCTAGGCTTGGATATGATGATTCTCTAGATGTGTTTGGGATACACGGGGTTTGTGGAATTGTTGGAACAATAGCTGTTGGAATCTTTGCTACCCCCCTAATAAATAGTGCAATAAAAGGAGGATTAATAGCAGGTAATCCTGGACAGATTGGTATCCAGCTTGTTGCTGTTTTGGTGATCGGAGTATATGCATTCGTAATGACGTTGATAATTGGTAAAATAATAGATATGACCATAGGATTAAGAGTCGAAACTAAAGATGAAGTTCAGGGTCTCGATATTAATCTACACGAGGAATCCGGTTACAGACTGTCATGA
- a CDS encoding glutamate synthase-related protein, whose product MPFKVERNQSLCRRNFDRPGCCWYMCDNRDEELCKNCYSCVNNCPHDVFEIIDDEPYPLHHENCVGCRICEEMCPNNAIEVNAVPEDRRNVWSLGDIVEIGRKSTEGSYKVRGCGATRVIPTFDDLVVIPAQVSRPPIDKYREPCNTKVTLGARYAENPLVLDTPIMIAAMSFGALSKEAKISLAMGATLAGTATNTGEGGMLPEERRYASKLIAQYASGRFGVSAKYLNNSEAVEIKIGQGAKSGMGGHLLGEKVTADVSRIRMIPEGTDALSPARHMDIVGPEDLSMKISQLREITDWKIPIIVKFTSGRVSDDVKIAAKAGADIIVVDGMQGGTGAGPDIVTEHSGVPTIAAIVEADEALKQINLREKVNLVAGGGIRNGADVAKAIALGADAVYIATAALVSIGCRVCQMCYAGTCRKGIATQNPQLRRRLDYVEAGKRVARYIDAMTEEAVMLTQQAGNTDILKLEKDDLRALTVESSVLTGVKMAGLEAPIKY is encoded by the coding sequence TTGCCATTTAAAGTTGAAAGGAACCAGAGCCTCTGCAGAAGAAATTTTGACAGACCCGGGTGCTGCTGGTATATGTGCGATAACAGAGATGAAGAATTATGTAAAAACTGTTATTCTTGCGTTAACAACTGCCCCCACGATGTCTTCGAAATTATTGACGATGAACCTTACCCACTTCATCATGAAAACTGTGTTGGATGTAGAATATGCGAAGAGATGTGTCCTAATAATGCAATTGAAGTGAATGCAGTCCCTGAAGATAGAAGGAATGTTTGGTCATTAGGGGACATTGTTGAGATAGGTAGAAAATCAACAGAAGGATCCTACAAAGTTAGGGGATGTGGAGCTACCAGAGTAATTCCAACATTTGACGACCTTGTTGTTATACCTGCACAGGTTTCAAGGCCGCCAATAGATAAATACAGGGAGCCATGTAATACAAAAGTTACATTAGGTGCTAGATATGCTGAAAACCCACTGGTTCTTGACACACCTATAATGATAGCTGCAATGTCCTTCGGAGCATTGAGTAAAGAAGCAAAGATATCGCTTGCAATGGGTGCAACACTTGCTGGAACAGCAACAAATACTGGTGAAGGAGGAATGCTACCTGAAGAAAGGAGATATGCATCTAAACTCATAGCACAATACGCATCTGGAAGATTTGGTGTTTCCGCCAAATATCTGAATAATTCTGAGGCTGTTGAAATTAAAATAGGTCAAGGTGCCAAATCAGGAATGGGAGGACATTTACTAGGAGAGAAAGTAACAGCAGATGTTTCCCGTATCAGAATGATACCCGAGGGAACAGATGCCCTAAGTCCTGCACGTCATATGGATATTGTTGGTCCAGAGGATCTCTCTATGAAAATATCTCAACTACGTGAAATAACCGATTGGAAAATCCCTATCATTGTTAAATTCACATCCGGACGTGTAAGTGATGATGTAAAGATCGCAGCAAAGGCAGGTGCAGATATAATAGTTGTAGATGGTATGCAAGGAGGAACAGGAGCAGGTCCTGATATTGTTACCGAACACTCGGGTGTCCCTACTATTGCAGCAATTGTTGAAGCAGATGAAGCTTTAAAACAGATCAATCTACGGGAAAAAGTGAATCTTGTTGCTGGAGGAGGTATAAGAAATGGTGCTGATGTTGCAAAGGCTATAGCATTGGGGGCTGATGCAGTTTATATAGCTACAGCTGCCCTTGTATCTATAGGTTGTAGAGTATGCCAGATGTGCTATGCTGGAACATGCAGAAAGGGTATAGCAACACAAAATCCTCAGCTTAGAAGGCGTTTAGATTATGTTGAAGCAGGCAAGCGAGTTGCCCGTTATATAGATGCCATGACTGAAGAAGCTGTAATGCTCACACAACAAGCAGGAAACACAGATATATTAAAACTTGAAAAAGACGACTTGAGGGCACTTACTGTTGAGTCATCTGTGCTTACAGGTGTTAAAATGGCAGGTTTAGAAGCGCCAATTAAATATTAA
- a CDS encoding Coenzyme F420 hydrogenase/dehydrogenase, beta subunit C-terminal domain, whose protein sequence is MGETITKLGKVAMVGTPCHMVAATKLGRFSDILGETPIDIKIGLFCMENFSYSYMKKLLEENNVDMNDVKECRIEKNFLWFYLKEDQLFKIPIEKARSCIRKNCNICMDFTSELSDLSVGSVGSEKGWSTLIIRTDKGLELVKNAEDNNYIETKPIEESGIKIIEKLANKKKKENLEEIIKRERVGRPVIYRRQMPIDEFTEEVSKCQFQDLKGDVIDIGACVLCGACNYVCPEEIIKIEDRKPQLKGKCPEGCNLCYVACPRTYIPDDILSKEADKKPLGDYIKILSAKAPMLKGQDGGVATALLDYALSKKVVDDVVVVDKSDSEAWKPEAKITNNVADVLKAAGTKYAACSVFTPLKELNKGNGGV, encoded by the coding sequence ATGGGAGAAACAATAACCAAACTGGGAAAAGTGGCAATGGTAGGAACACCATGCCATATGGTAGCAGCTACTAAACTAGGAAGATTCTCAGATATCCTTGGAGAAACACCCATTGACATTAAAATAGGACTCTTCTGCATGGAAAATTTTTCTTACAGTTACATGAAAAAACTGCTTGAAGAGAATAATGTGGATATGAATGATGTTAAAGAATGTAGAATTGAAAAAAATTTCCTATGGTTCTACTTGAAAGAAGACCAGTTATTTAAAATACCCATTGAAAAAGCTAGATCATGTATTCGTAAAAACTGCAACATATGTATGGATTTCACATCTGAACTTTCAGATCTTTCTGTTGGTTCTGTTGGTTCCGAAAAAGGATGGTCAACCCTTATAATCCGAACAGATAAAGGTCTTGAACTCGTTAAAAATGCAGAGGACAATAATTACATAGAAACCAAACCCATTGAAGAATCAGGAATTAAAATAATTGAAAAACTTGCCAACAAAAAGAAAAAAGAAAATTTAGAAGAAATAATTAAAAGGGAAAGAGTTGGAAGGCCTGTTATCTACAGAAGGCAAATGCCTATTGATGAATTCACTGAAGAAGTTTCAAAATGTCAGTTTCAAGATCTCAAAGGAGATGTGATTGACATTGGCGCATGTGTACTATGTGGTGCATGTAATTACGTGTGTCCAGAAGAAATAATTAAAATCGAAGATAGAAAACCCCAATTAAAGGGAAAATGTCCTGAGGGATGTAACCTTTGTTACGTTGCATGTCCAAGAACTTACATACCCGATGATATTCTAAGCAAAGAAGCTGATAAGAAACCTTTGGGAGATTATATCAAAATATTATCTGCAAAAGCACCAATGCTTAAGGGTCAAGATGGTGGTGTTGCAACAGCACTTTTAGATTATGCATTATCTAAAAAAGTAGTCGATGACGTAGTCGTTGTTGATAAAAGCGATTCAGAAGCTTGGAAACCCGAAGCAAAAATAACCAATAATGTTGCAGATGTGTTAAAAGCTGCCGGAACCAAATACGCAGCTTGTAGTGTTTTTACACCGCTTAAAGAATTAAATAAGGGAAATGGAGGAGTTTAA
- a CDS encoding GXGXG domain-containing protein, with product MSEFIINAEHQPPREVNRTIKKAATEYDKITIKNPNAMHYLAAGLVDPVELIIEGSAGYFAGTMIHGAKIHIKENAGWFPADNMTEGEVIIDGSAGDGVGQGIYGGTVVVKRDVGSRTGEIMKNGTIIVGGNSGFMSGLFMMGGRIIILGNISEDAGESIIRGAIYVRGNIKSLGKNAKVEKLTTEDENELKELLPKYGFDLEENDYNSFKKIVPRSNRPFYGKESEEG from the coding sequence ATGAGTGAATTTATAATCAATGCTGAGCACCAACCACCAAGGGAAGTTAATCGTACCATTAAGAAAGCTGCAACCGAATATGATAAAATAACCATTAAAAACCCAAATGCAATGCACTATCTTGCAGCAGGATTAGTAGACCCTGTTGAACTCATTATAGAAGGTTCAGCCGGTTATTTCGCAGGAACAATGATACATGGTGCAAAAATACACATTAAAGAAAATGCAGGATGGTTTCCAGCAGATAACATGACCGAAGGAGAAGTTATTATAGATGGATCTGCAGGTGACGGTGTGGGACAGGGAATATATGGCGGAACAGTTGTGGTGAAAAGGGACGTAGGCTCAAGAACTGGAGAAATCATGAAAAACGGTACCATAATAGTTGGTGGAAATTCTGGCTTTATGAGCGGATTATTCATGATGGGTGGCCGTATAATCATCCTAGGAAATATATCCGAGGATGCCGGCGAATCAATAATTAGGGGAGCAATCTACGTCCGGGGAAATATAAAAAGCCTCGGCAAAAATGCAAAGGTTGAAAAATTAACAACCGAAGATGAAAATGAACTTAAGGAGTTACTTCCAAAATATGGCTTTGATCTGGAAGAAAATGACTATAATTCCTTTAAAAAAATAGTTCCACGTTCTAACAGACCATTTTATGGTAAAGAATCTGAGGAGGGATGA
- a CDS encoding glutamine amidotransferase, whose product MCGIAGVVFKDRKLHPVGDALTKMLDALQHRGPDSAGFAIYGGLGLEENEYLLNIEVKEKPGLLEAVKNTVNIATPIKKEEIIPSVENYIIYRCKIGLKSFSELKPLIMDIDKIDDVIVLNGAHSFEMIKDVGLVKDIAARYDTQSKMGTHGIGHTRFSTESLVDRYHAHPFQSYIIPDITVVHNGQITNYWKLRDPLERKGHIFETNNDTECIVHYIADKLSEGYKLEEALEQSVKDMDGPFSYIVGTPDGVGIAKDQLGLRPGVMAENNEVFAIASEEVSLREVMDTHDIDQISPGETRAYTI is encoded by the coding sequence GTGTGTGGAATAGCAGGAGTTGTATTTAAAGACAGAAAACTTCACCCAGTAGGTGATGCTCTCACCAAGATGTTGGATGCATTACAACATAGAGGGCCAGATTCTGCGGGTTTTGCAATATATGGCGGTTTAGGATTGGAAGAAAATGAGTACCTTCTAAACATTGAAGTCAAAGAAAAACCAGGTCTTCTTGAAGCCGTGAAAAACACTGTAAATATAGCAACACCTATTAAAAAAGAGGAAATAATCCCCTCTGTTGAAAATTATATAATATATCGCTGCAAAATTGGACTAAAATCTTTTTCAGAATTAAAACCACTTATAATGGATATAGATAAGATAGATGATGTCATTGTGCTCAATGGAGCTCATTCATTTGAAATGATAAAAGATGTTGGTCTAGTAAAGGACATAGCAGCTAGATATGATACACAGTCTAAGATGGGAACACATGGAATAGGCCACACTAGGTTTTCAACCGAGAGCCTTGTTGATAGATATCATGCACATCCATTTCAAAGTTATATAATACCAGATATAACTGTGGTGCACAATGGTCAAATAACCAATTATTGGAAATTAAGGGACCCATTAGAACGTAAAGGCCATATATTCGAAACCAACAACGACACAGAATGTATAGTGCATTACATAGCAGATAAACTTTCAGAGGGATATAAACTTGAAGAAGCCCTTGAACAGTCTGTTAAGGATATGGACGGACCTTTTTCATATATAGTTGGAACACCTGATGGTGTTGGAATAGCAAAGGATCAACTCGGGCTTAGGCCGGGAGTTATGGCTGAAAATAATGAGGTCTTTGCAATAGCGTCAGAAGAAGTTTCTCTACGTGAAGTAATGGATACACACGATATAGACCAGATATCCCCTGGAGAAACAAGGGCTTACACAATTTAA
- the pdxT gene encoding pyridoxal 5'-phosphate synthase glutaminase subunit PdxT: MISIGILDLQGDVSEHFEATIKSLKKMDIESQVLKVKTVSDLSKCDGLIISGGESTVIGKLMDKTGMNQAIIDQNIPILGTCAGMVLLASETDYEQSLLGLINMKVKRNGFGRQKASFEEELEIFGSKYAGVFIRAPYVEELKDGVVLAKLKGKIVAVASGKHIATAFHPELTDDTRIHEYFIKEVLKCVE; the protein is encoded by the coding sequence ATGATAAGCATAGGAATTTTAGACTTACAAGGTGATGTTTCAGAACATTTCGAAGCCACTATCAAATCTCTGAAAAAAATGGATATTGAATCACAAGTCTTAAAGGTAAAAACAGTTTCAGATCTTTCAAAATGCGATGGACTTATTATTTCTGGAGGAGAAAGTACAGTCATTGGCAAACTTATGGATAAAACTGGTATGAACCAGGCCATAATTGATCAAAACATTCCCATATTGGGAACTTGCGCCGGAATGGTACTGCTTGCATCAGAAACAGATTATGAACAATCATTACTTGGACTTATAAATATGAAAGTCAAAAGAAATGGTTTTGGTCGCCAAAAGGCATCATTTGAAGAAGAACTCGAAATTTTCGGTAGTAAATATGCCGGAGTTTTTATAAGAGCACCTTATGTTGAAGAATTAAAAGATGGCGTGGTACTCGCTAAACTCAAGGGTAAAATTGTTGCAGTGGCATCTGGAAAACATATTGCCACAGCATTTCATCCTGAGCTTACAGATGATACTAGGATTCATGAGTATTTCATTAAGGAGGTATTGAAGTGTGTGGAATAG
- a CDS encoding malate dehydrogenase, which yields MKVSVIGASGRVGKATAFSLAEENSVNDLVLISRKESIDKVEGEALDMYDALAAKDVNVKITASYDFEDVKGSDVVVLSAGQPRSAGMSRMDVAVPNAKIVAEYSRAIAKFAPDSIILVVTNPVDIMTYVALKASGFDKNKVFGLGNHLDSLRLKNLISQHFNIHVSEIHTRVMGEHGDNMVPIMSSTSIGGILLKYFKGYDDFDMDRTVEKVKNAGNYVIQKKGATEYGPAFAISNIVTIVLNDEKKILTVSAFLESEIEGVENVCLGVPVKLGIKGIERIIPIIMTERERKAFLKAAESVKKATDEVVAEINM from the coding sequence TTGAAAGTTAGTGTAATCGGAGCATCAGGCAGAGTTGGAAAAGCAACTGCATTCAGTCTAGCTGAAGAAAATTCTGTAAATGACTTGGTGCTTATATCACGAAAAGAGAGCATTGATAAGGTTGAAGGTGAAGCATTGGATATGTACGATGCCCTGGCCGCCAAGGATGTCAATGTTAAAATAACAGCATCTTATGATTTTGAAGATGTTAAAGGTTCAGATGTTGTTGTTCTAAGTGCAGGACAGCCAAGAAGTGCAGGGATGTCTAGGATGGACGTTGCTGTACCCAATGCAAAGATTGTTGCAGAATACTCCCGGGCTATTGCAAAATTTGCACCAGATTCCATAATACTGGTTGTAACAAATCCTGTTGACATAATGACCTATGTTGCATTAAAAGCATCTGGATTCGACAAAAACAAAGTTTTTGGACTTGGAAATCACTTGGATTCACTCAGACTTAAAAATCTAATTTCCCAACATTTCAATATCCATGTTAGCGAGATCCACACAAGGGTGATGGGGGAACATGGCGATAACATGGTGCCAATTATGAGTTCAACATCGATAGGTGGAATATTACTCAAATATTTTAAGGGTTATGATGATTTTGACATGGATCGAACAGTTGAAAAGGTTAAAAATGCTGGTAACTATGTTATTCAAAAGAAGGGAGCAACAGAATATGGACCTGCTTTTGCAATCTCAAACATTGTTACTATTGTCTTGAATGATGAAAAGAAGATATTAACAGTCAGTGCATTTCTAGAAAGTGAAATAGAAGGTGTTGAGAATGTATGTTTAGGAGTCCCTGTTAAACTAGGTATAAAAGGCATAGAAAGGATAATTCCAATAATTATGACTGAAAGAGAAAGAAAAGCATTTTTAAAAGCAGCTGAATCTGTTAAAAAAGCAACTGATGAAGTTGTGGCTGAAATAAATATGTGA
- a CDS encoding HEAT repeat domain-containing protein, with the protein MERETNIERLIQTLKDDDELVQMQAVGLLEEIGEPAVEQLMVSAEDNDKNIRRGSIRVLGIIGDDRAVNVLINSLRDPNKWVRREASTALGNIGDPAVDPLIITLKDDDWRVRGAAAWALGKIANKKAVEPLIETMEDDSGFVRGGAAWALGNIGDKRAIEPLKKALNDESSYVKRVAEKFLKKLE; encoded by the coding sequence ATGGAACGTGAAACAAACATTGAAAGACTAATTCAGACACTTAAAGATGATGATGAACTTGTTCAAATGCAGGCAGTGGGACTTTTAGAGGAAATAGGCGAACCTGCTGTCGAACAGTTAATGGTTTCTGCAGAGGATAATGATAAGAACATTCGAAGAGGTTCAATACGTGTTCTTGGAATTATTGGTGATGATCGGGCCGTTAATGTTCTAATAAATTCTCTTAGAGATCCAAATAAATGGGTTAGAAGAGAAGCTTCAACTGCTCTTGGGAACATAGGCGATCCTGCGGTAGATCCACTAATTATTACACTAAAAGATGATGATTGGAGGGTTAGAGGCGCTGCTGCTTGGGCATTAGGTAAAATAGCCAATAAAAAAGCTGTAGAACCTCTTATTGAAACCATGGAAGATGATAGTGGCTTTGTTAGAGGAGGGGCTGCTTGGGCTCTTGGTAATATTGGGGATAAAAGAGCAATAGAACCTCTAAAAAAAGCTTTAAATGATGAAAGTAGTTATGTGAAAAGGGTAGCAGAGAAATTTCTTAAAAAACTTGAGTAA